The following proteins are co-located in the Acropora palmata chromosome 11, jaAcrPala1.3, whole genome shotgun sequence genome:
- the LOC141898061 gene encoding uncharacterized protein LOC141898061, translating to MWNDGLFILWQHITQLFHQDIDNGLKLLPKLTYEHINLNSYSIMRVNLAAQVLSATVAAVLQSFGPPEAAATAKFCKMVDGFFDCLNVRSTKEHERKRKPFLASYTSLNDERFLWLVDFLNYLKNWKESTDNRQGNFTQNAQSRMFISWQTYEGFQISVFSVIEATKFLLQEGMEFVLTERFCQDPAEEYFGNQWKLGRRSDNPDISSFGYNNNTIRIQRAVSCQSGNTRGRKDRSKAWEHITDIPVQCRKKFRPSQFTSQTSPFFVVSLKVTPFVYNIIFPLIIIHEQVEY from the exons ATGTGGAATGATGGATTATTTATCCTATGGCAGCACATCACTCAATTATTCCACCAGGACATTGACAATGGCTTAAAGTTACTTCCCAAGTTGACATATGAGCATATCAACCTCAACTCATATTCAATCATGAGGGTCAATCTTGCTGCTCAGGTCTTGAGTGCAACAGTTGCTGCTGTACTTCAGTCATTTGGCCCACCAGAAGCAGCAGCAACAGCAAAGTTTTGTAAGATGGTGGATGGTTTCTTTGACTGCCTCAATGTGCGGAGCACAAAAGAGCATGAGAGGAAGCGAAAGCCATTTCTTGCATCTTACACATCCCTCAATGATGAAAG ATTTCTTTGGCTAGTGGACTTCCTTAACTACCTGAAAAACTGGAAGGAGAGCACAGACAACAGACAAGGAAATTTCACACAAAATGCCCAAAGCCGTATGTTCATATCCTGGCAGACCTATGAGGGATTTCAGATTTCTGTCTTCTCCGTTATCGAGGCAACCAAATTTCTATTACAGGAGGGAATGGAATTTGTTCTAACTGAACGATTCTGCCAAGATCCAGCAGAAGAATATTTTGGAAATCAGTGGAAACTTGGCCGACGAAGTGACAACCCTGATATTAGTTCATTTGGTTATAACAATAACACCATAAGGATCCAGAGAGCAGTATCTTGTCAAAGTGGGAACACAAGAGGTAGAAAAGACAGAAGCAAAGCATGGGAGCACATTACAGACATTCCTGTACAATGTCGGAAGAAATTTAGACCAAGTCAATTTACCTCTCAAACCAGTCCCTTTTTTGTAGTGTCATTAAAAGTCACACCCTTTGTTTATAACATTATTTTTCCATTGATAATTATTCATGAACAAGTTGAGTATTAG